From Rutidosis leptorrhynchoides isolate AG116_Rl617_1_P2 chromosome 3, CSIRO_AGI_Rlap_v1, whole genome shotgun sequence, a single genomic window includes:
- the LOC139899645 gene encoding uncharacterized protein, which produces MAEDNNNTSRRNGGNGDDRSETSDYSSEDEGTEDYRRGGYHAVRIGDKFKHSRYIVQSKLGWGHFSTVWLAWDTHKSRYVALKVQKSAQHYTEAAMDEITILKQIAEGDPDDQKSVVKLLDHFKHSGPNGQHVCMVFEYLGDNLLTLIKYSDYRGVPLQKVKEICYHVLGGLDYLHRQLSIIHTDLKPENILLLSMIDPERDRTKTGPPKLTDSGSSKEVKVYNSDLTKNQKKKIKKKAKKAAQNGTGKEDFEEVEVDNETAGADSKLNGDLPEHATSSVVKSESNNRSETQTRQGIELRGRGSRSTRQKLLAEVDVKCKLVDFGNACWTYKQFTGDIQTRQYRCPEVLLGSKYSTSADLWSFACICFELATGDVLFDPHSGDNYDRDEDHLALMMELLGMMPRKIALGGRYSRDFFNRHGDLRHIRRLRFWPLHKVLKEKYEFSEQDATDLADFLVPILDFVPEKRPTAAECLNHPWFTVGPSRELSPVPNSTPQANDNKTPEKTKEKDDREAMEVGVGNMAITGVSKSPSKQVS; this is translated from the exons ATGGCGGAAGACAATAACAACACTAGCAGAAGAAATGGCGGCAACGGTGACGATCGAAGCGAAACAAGTGATTACTCATCGGAGGATGAAGGAACTGAAGATTACAGGCGTGGTGGTTATCATGCTGTTCGTATAGGTGATAAATTTAAGCATTCGAGATATATTGTTCAAAGTAAGCTCGGTTGGGGCCATTTTTCCACTGTTTGGCTCGCTTGGGACACTCATAAATCT AGATATGTAGCTTTGAAAGTACAAAAGAGTGCTCAACATTATACTGAAGCTGCAATGGATGAAATTACGATATTGAAGCAGATAGCAGAAGGGGATCCAGATGACCAAAAAAGTGTGGTGAAGCTTTTGGATCATTTTAAACATTCTGGACCGAACGGGCAGCATGTTTGTATGGTTTTTGAGTATTTGGGTGATAATCTTTTGACGTTAATCAAGTATTCGGATTACAGAGGGGTTCCATTACAAAAGGTGAAGGAAATTTGCTACCATGTGTTAGGGGGTTTGGACTACTTGCATCGTCAGCTTTCTATTATTCATACGGATCTTAAGCCGGAAAACATTTTACTTCTGTCAATGATTGATCCAGAAAGAGATAGAACAAAAACAGGTCCACCCAAATTGACCGATTCGGGTTCTTCTAAAGAAGTTAAGGTTTATAACAGTGATCTTACCAAGAATCAGAAAAAGAAAATCAAGAAAAAGGCTAAGAAGGCTGCTCAAAATGGTACCGGTAAAGAAGACTTTGAAGAAGTTGAAGTTGACAATGAGACAGCTGGCGCTGATTCAAAATTGAACGGGGATTTACCAGAACATGCCACGTCATCGGTTGTCAAATCCGAGTCTAATAATCGTTCTGAAACTCAAActcgccaaggaattgaacttcgtgGAAGAGGGAGTCGGTCAACAAGACAGAAGCTATTGGCAGAGGTTGATGTTAAGTGCAAGTTGGTTGATTTTGGAAATGCATGTTGGACTTATAAGCAATTTACTGGTGATATTCAAACTAGACAATACAGGTGTCCTGAGGTTTTACTAGGATCTAAATACTCGACATCTGCTGATTTGTGGTCGTTCGCATGCATATGTTTTGAGCTGGCAACTGGTGATGTTCTTTTTGATCCTCACAGTGGTGACAACTATGACAGAGATGAG GATCACTTGGCCTTAATGATGGAGCTTCTTGGAATGATGCctcgaaag ATAGCTTTAGGTGGGCGTTACTCTCGTGATTTTTTCAACAGACATGGTGATTTAAGGCATATCCGACGACTACGTTTTTGGCCTTTGCATAAGGTGCTTAAGGAGAAATACGAGTTCAGTGAACAAGATGCAACTGATTTGGCTGATTTTCTTGTTCCTATACTTGATTTTGTTCCCGAAAAAAGGCCTACAGCTGCTGAATGCCTTAATCATCCGTGGTTCACAGTTGGACCATCTCGGGAACTTAGTCCCGTTCCTAATTCTACTCCGCAAGCCAATGATAATAAGACTCCCGAGAAAACTAAAGAAAAAGATGATAGGGAAGCTATGGAGGTTGGAGTGGGAAACATGGCTATTACAGGAGTTTCAAAGTCACCATCAAAACAAGTTTCTTGA
- the LOC139899646 gene encoding magnesium transporter MRS2-11, chloroplastic — protein MALTTPISSSSSSSQLFQLPLIHPPSPSTNVPVIRYALIRSKCQLIAVRNTGDFMFPVQSRFVRFKLCCTKSTEERTPEATTSDDNDGDEDDYREETQRSSEDKVENGGLRRNVTSLSDGLNLGIREPVYEVVEVSSSGTVSTRKISRRHLLKSSGLRPRDIRSVDPSLWLTNTMPSLLVRENAILLNLGSLRAIAMLESVFIFNYNRRAGKAFIDALLPRLDPKNQNGGPVMPFELEVVEAALHSRIQRFEDKLMDLEPRVQALLEVLPNRLTADILEQLRISKQTLVELGSKAGALKQMLLDILEDSHEIRRICIVGRNCILSRNDDLECTIPHEKQIAEEEEEEIEMLLENYLQRCESCHNQAERLLESAREMEDSISVNLSSRRLEVSRFELLLQVGTFCVAVGALVAGIFGMNLKSYLEEHVFAFWLTTGGIIFGAVMAFFLMYSYLRARKIF, from the exons ATGGCGTTAACGACTCCAatttcatcatcatcctcatcttcaCAGCTGTTTCAGTTACCACTAATTCATCCTCCGTCTCCATCGACTAACGTTCCGGTTATCAGATACGCTTTGATCCGGTCAAAATGTCAATTGATCGCTGTACGAAACACAGGCGATTTTATGTTTCCGGTTCAATCGAGATTTGTTAGGTTTAAATTGTGTTGTACGAAATCAACGGAGGAGAGAACGCCGGAGGCGACAACTAGTGATGATAACGACGGTGATGAGGATGATTACCGTGAAGAGACTCAACGGAGCTCTGAAGATAAGGTGGAGAATGGTGGCTTACGGAGGAATGTGACGTCATTGTCCGATGGTTTAAATTTAGGGATTCGTGAACCGGTCTATGAG GTTGTAGAAGTGAGTTCAAGTGGAACAGTGTCAACCAGAAAAATTAGTAGAAGGCATCTGCTAAAGTCAAGTG GTCTTCGGCCTAGAGACATTCGTAGTGTTGATCCTTCACTGTGGTTGACTAACACAATGCCTTCCCTgctg GTTCGTGAGAATGCCATACTATTGAACTTAGGCTCACTGCGGGCAATTGCCATGTTAGAAAGCGTCTTTATCTTCAATTACAATCG GCGAGCAGGAAAAGCTTTTATTGATGCATTATTACCTCGCTTGGATCCTAAAAATCAGAATGGAGGTCCTGTAATGCCATTTGAACTTGAG GTAGTTGAAGCAGCCCTACATTCAAGAATACAGAGGTTTGAGGATAAACTCATGGATTTAGAACCACGT GTTCAAGCTTTACTTGAGGTTTTGCCAAACCGATTAACAGCTGACATATTGGAGCAACTCCGTATTAGCAAACAAACCTTG GTTGAATTGGGATCTAAGGCAGGAGCACTTAAGCAAATGTTGCTTGATATACTTGAAGATTCTCATGAAATACGTCGCATCTGTATCGTGGGGAGAAATTGCATCTTGAGTAGAAATGATGATCTAGAATGTACCATTCCCCATGAGAAACAGATTGCTGAGG AAGAAGAGGAAGAAATTGAAATGCTACTGGAAAATTATCTTCAAAG ATGTGAATCATGTCATAACCAAGCAGAAAGGCTTCTTGAGTCAGCAAGAGAAATGGAAGATTCTATATCTGTGAACTTAAG CTCTCGGAGACTCGAGGTGAGCAGATTTGAATTGCTTCTTCAGGTTGGGACTTTTTGTGTTGCAGTTGGTGCTCTAGTTGCAG GTATATTTGGCATGAATCTAAAATCCTATCTCGAAGAACACGTG TTTGCATTTTGGCTGACAACAGGAGGGATTATTTTTGGTGCGGTCATGGCATTTTTTCTCATGTACTCGTACCTCAGAGCAAGAAAAATATTCTAG